The candidate division WOR-3 bacterium genome has a segment encoding these proteins:
- a CDS encoding phosphatidylglycerophosphatase A produces the protein MIKILKIGFITGLGTGHIPIAPATFGCVLSVIIWYLLVDFPLIYWAVFINLFVWGLVISQEFVKEWGRDPRKIVVDEYATLLLPLYFVPKRILPLVVAFVLFRIFDVIKPPPLRQLERLPGAWGIMLDDLGAAIYTTLIIIILKFVYPQL, from the coding sequence ATGATTAAAATTTTAAAGATTGGTTTCATCACCGGATTGGGAACCGGTCATATACCAATTGCTCCAGCAACATTTGGGTGTGTATTAAGTGTCATAATCTGGTATCTTCTGGTTGATTTTCCATTGATTTATTGGGCAGTATTTATAAATTTATTTGTATGGGGTCTGGTAATCAGTCAGGAGTTTGTCAAAGAATGGGGTAGAGACCCAAGGAAGATAGTCGTAGATGAATATGCTACACTCCTATTACCATTATATTTTGTTCCCAAAAGAATTCTGCCACTTGTGGTTGCATTTGTTCTATTCAGGATTTTTGATGTGATAAAACCACCGCCATTAAGACAACTGGAAAGACTTCCTGGCGCCTGGGGCATTATGCTGGATGACCTCGGTGCAGCAATCTATACAACATTAATAATCATTATCTTAAAATTCGTTTATCCACAATTATAA
- the secF gene encoding protein translocase subunit SecF, translating into MELIKNPNLPFMSWRKYGFIFSSILVIISLLLIFLKGPKLGVDFAGGALVWVKFEKHLEVSDIRNSLTKIGQEQASIQKLAGTNEFVIRSVTKVDPDKFANDVIAQLQKDFADNPLDLRAKETVEPKISAELTRNTTIGVLVALFLMGIYIWFRFDFRFGVVSVLALFHNILIVIGALILTGREFTIVIVGALLTIVGYSINDTIVLSDRVRENRKKLRGIPFVDLINASINETFSRTILTGSFVIVTLFCLLFLGGPVIADFAFTLILGLIFGTYASTFVVCALATEWETRSPQKRK; encoded by the coding sequence ATGGAACTGATAAAAAACCCAAATCTACCATTTATGTCCTGGAGAAAGTATGGATTTATTTTCTCCAGCATTCTTGTTATAATTTCGCTATTGTTAATATTTTTAAAAGGTCCGAAACTCGGTGTTGACTTCGCCGGTGGCGCACTCGTATGGGTAAAATTTGAAAAACACCTGGAAGTAAGTGATATCAGAAACTCGCTTACGAAGATCGGGCAGGAACAGGCATCTATTCAAAAACTTGCAGGAACAAATGAATTTGTTATCCGTTCGGTCACCAAGGTTGATCCGGATAAATTCGCCAACGATGTGATTGCCCAATTACAGAAGGACTTTGCTGATAATCCTTTAGATTTAAGGGCAAAAGAAACAGTTGAGCCAAAAATAAGTGCTGAATTAACAAGAAATACAACCATTGGAGTTCTTGTTGCCTTATTCTTAATGGGCATATACATCTGGTTCAGATTTGATTTTCGCTTTGGTGTAGTATCGGTACTTGCTCTCTTCCATAATATTCTAATAGTCATTGGTGCCCTTATTCTTACGGGCAGGGAATTCACGATTGTAATTGTGGGTGCGTTACTTACCATAGTTGGTTATTCTATCAATGACACAATCGTTTTATCGGACCGTGTCCGTGAAAATCGTAAAAAATTGCGGGGCATACCTTTTGTAGATTTGATAAATGCGAGTATAAATGAAACCTTTTCGCGGACAATCTTAACTGGTTCATTCGTTATCGTCACGCTCTTCTGTTTATTATTTCTTGGTGGCCCTGTCATAGCTGACTTTGCATTCACTTTAATCCTCGGTTTGATATTTGGAACTTATGCATCAACATTCGTTGTCTGTGCCCTGGCAACTGAGTGGGAAACGCGATCGCCTCAAAAAAGAAAATAA
- the secD gene encoding protein translocase subunit SecD: MRNIGLRMAIVIILLAAGLYTLYPTLRLYTAKELSKEEENSLMKRAIHLGLDLKGGMHLVLEVDTTGLKEKPADLRDRALEIVKNRIDEFGVFEPTIEKQGSSRILVQLPGVDRERALNIIRKVAHLEFKLVSDKTQDVLKSIDKYLSKGDTMGFEEPFSSYLFGVEGDLGFDVRDEDSLKILIAQAQEIIPKELQFYFGPKETYQGKEVKRLYLLKKEPELSGETIRDAQHRPYQGSELQYTGAWMVEIEFKREAARLFASITGKNVGKRLAIVLDDVVQSAPYIRERIPQGKAVITGNFKAEEARDLAIILRAGALPAPLKIAEERSVGPSLGKDSITKGIRASLIGSLFVVIFMLVYYSLTGLVANFALVLNVILLVGALSAFGGTLTMPGIAGIALTIAMSVDANILIFERIREELRLGKTVRTAISQGFSRAWLAIFDSNVTTIITGIVLYIFGTGPIRGFALTLIIGLIANLICAVFVTKTVLDYFTHRFEVTKLRI, translated from the coding sequence ATGAGAAATATTGGTCTTAGAATGGCGATAGTTATAATCCTTTTAGCTGCAGGATTATACACGCTCTATCCAACGCTTAGGCTTTATACTGCGAAAGAATTATCAAAAGAAGAAGAAAATAGTTTAATGAAAAGGGCAATCCATCTCGGACTTGATTTAAAAGGTGGAATGCACCTCGTGCTTGAGGTTGATACCACTGGATTGAAAGAAAAGCCAGCAGATCTAAGGGATAGAGCGCTGGAAATTGTAAAAAATCGTATTGATGAATTTGGGGTTTTTGAACCAACAATAGAAAAGCAGGGGAGTTCAAGGATTCTTGTTCAGCTACCCGGGGTAGATAGAGAAAGGGCATTGAATATAATCCGAAAAGTTGCGCATCTTGAATTCAAACTTGTGAGTGATAAAACCCAGGATGTTCTAAAAAGTATTGATAAATATCTTTCAAAAGGCGATACAATGGGGTTTGAAGAACCGTTCAGTTCATATCTATTTGGTGTTGAAGGCGATTTAGGTTTTGATGTTCGGGATGAAGATTCATTAAAGATACTTATTGCCCAGGCACAAGAGATAATACCTAAAGAACTTCAATTCTATTTTGGTCCCAAGGAAACATATCAGGGAAAGGAAGTGAAGAGGCTGTATCTGCTTAAAAAAGAACCTGAATTAAGTGGTGAGACCATTCGTGATGCACAGCATAGGCCATATCAGGGTAGCGAACTCCAGTACACTGGTGCCTGGATGGTTGAGATTGAATTCAAAAGAGAGGCAGCGAGATTATTTGCATCAATCACTGGTAAAAATGTGGGGAAAAGGCTTGCGATTGTCCTTGATGATGTAGTTCAATCAGCCCCTTATATTAGAGAAAGAATTCCTCAGGGTAAAGCAGTGATTACAGGAAATTTTAAGGCTGAAGAGGCGAGAGACCTTGCAATAATATTGAGGGCTGGAGCATTACCTGCACCATTAAAAATAGCCGAAGAGCGTTCAGTAGGTCCTTCGCTCGGAAAGGATTCAATCACCAAGGGGATAAGGGCATCGCTCATTGGTTCTCTCTTTGTTGTTATTTTTATGCTTGTTTATTATTCCCTAACTGGTTTGGTTGCAAATTTTGCACTTGTGTTAAATGTCATATTGCTTGTTGGCGCTCTCTCTGCATTTGGTGGGACTTTAACAATGCCTGGTATTGCCGGCATTGCTTTGACGATTGCTATGTCGGTTGATGCAAATATTCTAATTTTTGAAAGGATAAGAGAAGAACTCCGACTTGGAAAAACAGTAAGGACTGCAATCTCCCAGGGATTTTCCCGTGCCTGGCTTGCAATATTTGATTCAAATGTAACTACAATCATCACCGGGATTGTCCTTTATATCTTTGGCACAGGTCCGATAAGGGGTTTTGCCCTTACACTAATTATCGGTTTGATTGCCAACCTGATCTGTGCAGTCTTTGTAACAAAGACTGTCCTTGATTACTTTACACATAGATTTGAAGTAACAAAGTTGAGGATATAA
- a CDS encoding pyridoxine 5'-phosphate synthase, whose protein sequence is MELSVNIDHIATLREARKEKFPDPVFAAVEAELGGADGITVHLRGDRRHIKERDLRLLREVVKTELNLEMAVTDEMLQIATSIKPDRITLVPESPGEVTTQGGLNLINFQGDLSGFMQRLKDAGIRVGLFIDPDLNQINEALRVKAEYIEINTNEYSKNPKNIMEVEKVRNMAKKAFEYGLEVHAGHGIDYKNINQLLKIKEITSYSIGFAIVARAVFVGLRQATEEMVNIIKGAK, encoded by the coding sequence ATGGAACTTTCAGTCAATATTGACCATATTGCGACACTTCGTGAAGCAAGAAAAGAAAAATTTCCAGACCCGGTATTCGCGGCGGTAGAAGCAGAACTTGGTGGTGCAGATGGTATAACCGTTCATTTAAGGGGTGATAGAAGGCATATAAAAGAAAGGGATTTAAGATTGCTCAGGGAAGTCGTAAAGACTGAATTAAACCTGGAGATGGCTGTCACCGATGAAATGCTCCAGATTGCTACCTCAATAAAGCCCGACCGCATTACACTCGTCCCGGAATCACCAGGTGAAGTCACAACCCAGGGCGGGCTCAATCTGATAAATTTCCAAGGCGACCTTAGCGGATTTATGCAAAGATTGAAGGATGCAGGAATTAGGGTTGGTCTTTTTATTGACCCGGATTTAAACCAGATTAATGAGGCACTAAGGGTCAAGGCAGAATACATTGAGATAAATACAAATGAATATTCAAAAAATCCCAAAAATATAATGGAAGTAGAAAAGGTAAGAAATATGGCAAAAAAGGCATTTGAATACGGGCTTGAGGTTCATGCGGGTCACGGGATTGATTACAAAAATATCAACCAACTGTTAAAAATAAAAGAAATAACAAGTTATTCAATTGGTTTTGCAATCGTTGCCCGCGCGGTCTTTGTCGGTTTGCGTCAGGCAACTGAAGAAATGGTGAATATTATAAAAGGAGCAAAATGA
- a CDS encoding lactate utilization protein, which produces MDEVKKWHQEKLLLRVVDALKKRDFNAEYFPSIENMNEYILKSIPTDASIGIGGSMTIRELGIIERLEQRGNKVIHHWQKGLTEETDKEVRKKEMLADYYLTSANAITKNGDIINIDGIGNRIAAMIYGPDNVYIIAGYNKIVPSIHDGIKRSKEIAAVMNAKRVSAKTPCVNTGICIDCNVKGRICRVISIIQFRPWQTNITVLLVNENLGF; this is translated from the coding sequence ATGGACGAAGTGAAGAAATGGCATCAGGAAAAATTATTATTGAGGGTGGTTGACGCACTCAAAAAAAGGGATTTTAACGCAGAATATTTTCCATCAATAGAGAATATGAATGAATATATTTTGAAATCAATTCCCACAGATGCAAGCATTGGTATTGGCGGTTCAATGACGATAAGGGAACTCGGAATTATTGAAAGATTAGAGCAGCGAGGAAATAAAGTCATTCACCACTGGCAAAAGGGATTGACTGAAGAGACTGATAAAGAAGTAAGGAAGAAAGAAATGCTTGCCGATTACTATTTAACAAGTGCGAATGCAATTACAAAGAATGGAGATATTATAAATATTGATGGGATTGGAAATCGCATTGCCGCAATGATCTATGGTCCGGATAATGTTTATATTATTGCTGGATATAACAAAATCGTACCTTCAATCCACGATGGCATAAAAAGAAGCAAAGAGATCGCCGCAGTTATGAATGCAAAAAGGGTGAGTGCAAAGACACCCTGTGTCAATACGGGTATTTGTATTGACTGCAATGTGAAAGGCAGAATTTGTAGAGTAATATCAATTATTCAATTCAGACCCTGGCAGACAAATATCACGGTCCTTCTCGTTAACGAAAACCTCGGATTTTAA
- the ppdK gene encoding pyruvate, phosphate dikinase, translating to MKKLVYNFGGKKADGSAKDKNLLGGKGANLAEMTNLGIRVPPGFTITTEVCNYYYKNKKTLPRTLKKEVDKAMKRIEAIMGRRFGDPDNPLLISVRSGARASMPGMMETVLNIGLTEKTIPGLIKQSGGNERFAYDSYRRLIMMYSDVVMEKAAGIEPKDENSGIRRQLEEIMDEMKKKKGYKSDTELTADDLKELCKSFKNKIKEVLGKDFPDDHNEQLWGGIKAVFASWNGKRAVAYRRIEGIPDDWGTACNVQAMVFGNMGEDSATGVGFTRNPGNGDNQFYGEYLINAQGEDVVAGIRTPAPVNEYSKSEHNKDLVSLEKAMPAVYRELYQYQRKLERHYRDMLDIEFTIEKGVLYMLQCRVGKRNGPAAVKIAMDMLKERLITKEEAVMRVTPSQLDELLHPMVDPKAEMNAKVLAKGLPAGPGGATGQIVFTSKDAVEWTKQGKKVILVREETNPEDVDGMRAAQAILTARGGMTSHAALVARGWGKCCIVGCGALQIDYEEKTLRVDNKVFKEGDWLTLNGTKGNVYEGQLPMLASAEENVLLQEFLKVCDSVKRLGIRANADTPADAQRARNFGAKGIGLMRTEHMFYGKGSDEPLFLLRKMIVSKTEEERRKALDELFPYVKKDVKGVLEAMDGYPVVIRLLDPPLHEFVPNEPEKRQKLAEELKITIDELNERADSLHESNPMMGHRGVRLGITYPEVSEMQVRAIFEAAAELIKEGKNPYPEIMVPVVCDVNELKDQVVIVERVYKEVLQKFGLKKIKHMYGTMIEIPRACLVANEIAEIAQFFSYGTNDLTQMGFGFSRDDIGGFLPDYLKKKILPGDPFQSIDIKAIGELIKIGIERGRKTRPELEVGICGEHGGDPRSIYFCHQVGMDYVSCSPFRVPIARLSAAQANVMFKAQKTKKTRKRK from the coding sequence ATGAAAAAATTGGTTTATAATTTTGGTGGCAAAAAGGCTGATGGTTCAGCCAAAGACAAAAATTTACTCGGTGGTAAGGGTGCAAACCTTGCTGAAATGACAAATCTTGGGATAAGGGTTCCACCTGGTTTTACAATAACTACCGAGGTCTGCAATTATTATTATAAAAATAAAAAAACCCTGCCCAGGACATTGAAAAAAGAAGTGGACAAGGCAATGAAAAGGATTGAAGCGATTATGGGCAGGAGATTTGGTGACCCTGATAATCCACTTCTAATTTCTGTGCGTTCAGGTGCGCGTGCATCAATGCCGGGAATGATGGAGACGGTATTGAACATAGGTTTGACCGAAAAGACTATACCAGGATTGATAAAACAGAGTGGGGGAAATGAAAGATTTGCCTATGACTCTTATCGTAGATTGATAATGATGTATTCGGATGTTGTGATGGAGAAGGCAGCGGGAATAGAACCAAAGGATGAGAATTCAGGTATAAGAAGACAACTTGAAGAGATAATGGACGAGATGAAAAAGAAAAAGGGATATAAGAGTGATACCGAACTAACAGCAGATGATTTAAAAGAACTGTGTAAATCATTCAAAAATAAAATCAAAGAAGTTTTAGGAAAAGATTTTCCTGATGACCACAATGAACAACTATGGGGTGGAATAAAGGCAGTATTTGCTTCCTGGAATGGAAAGAGGGCTGTTGCATACCGAAGAATTGAGGGGATCCCTGATGACTGGGGAACCGCCTGCAATGTGCAGGCAATGGTCTTTGGAAATATGGGTGAGGATTCTGCAACTGGGGTCGGATTTACAAGAAATCCAGGAAATGGTGATAACCAATTCTATGGAGAATATCTAATCAATGCCCAGGGAGAGGATGTTGTTGCCGGCATCAGGACTCCTGCACCAGTAAACGAATATTCAAAGAGCGAGCATAACAAAGACCTTGTCTCATTGGAAAAGGCAATGCCTGCGGTCTATAGAGAACTTTACCAATACCAGAGAAAACTTGAACGCCATTATCGTGATATGCTTGATATTGAATTCACAATTGAGAAAGGCGTATTATATATGTTACAATGCAGGGTTGGTAAGCGAAACGGACCAGCAGCGGTGAAGATAGCAATGGATATGTTAAAGGAAAGGTTGATTACAAAAGAAGAGGCGGTGATGAGGGTGACTCCTTCACAACTTGATGAATTACTCCATCCAATGGTTGACCCGAAGGCAGAGATGAATGCAAAGGTGCTTGCCAAGGGTTTGCCTGCCGGACCCGGTGGGGCAACCGGTCAGATTGTCTTTACCTCAAAAGATGCGGTGGAATGGACAAAACAAGGTAAGAAGGTAATTCTCGTCCGTGAAGAGACCAATCCTGAGGATGTTGATGGAATGCGTGCCGCACAGGCGATTCTCACTGCCCGTGGTGGTATGACCTCGCATGCAGCACTCGTTGCCCGTGGCTGGGGTAAATGCTGTATCGTTGGCTGTGGCGCGTTACAGATAGATTATGAAGAGAAAACCCTCAGGGTTGATAATAAAGTCTTCAAAGAAGGTGACTGGCTCACATTGAATGGAACGAAAGGCAATGTTTATGAAGGGCAATTGCCAATGCTCGCATCTGCAGAAGAAAATGTATTACTCCAGGAATTTTTAAAAGTCTGCGATTCAGTAAAAAGACTTGGAATAAGGGCAAATGCGGATACACCCGCGGATGCCCAGAGGGCGAGAAATTTTGGGGCAAAGGGTATTGGACTAATGCGCACCGAACATATGTTTTATGGTAAAGGCTCTGATGAACCCCTGTTTTTATTGAGAAAGATGATCGTATCAAAGACTGAAGAAGAGAGGCGTAAGGCACTTGATGAACTATTCCCGTATGTTAAAAAAGATGTCAAAGGTGTGCTTGAGGCGATGGATGGTTATCCAGTAGTAATAAGGCTCCTTGACCCACCGCTCCATGAGTTTGTGCCGAATGAACCAGAAAAGAGACAGAAACTGGCTGAAGAATTGAAAATAACGATTGATGAATTAAATGAGCGGGCAGACAGTCTCCATGAATCAAATCCAATGATGGGACATCGTGGAGTCCGTCTTGGTATTACATATCCAGAAGTAAGCGAAATGCAGGTCCGTGCAATATTTGAGGCGGCTGCAGAATTGATAAAAGAAGGCAAAAATCCTTATCCCGAGATAATGGTTCCAGTTGTCTGTGATGTCAACGAATTAAAAGACCAGGTTGTAATAGTAGAGCGTGTATACAAAGAAGTTCTGCAGAAATTCGGTTTAAAGAAAATAAAGCATATGTATGGCACAATGATTGAGATACCGCGTGCCTGCCTTGTCGCAAATGAGATTGCCGAGATTGCCCAATTTTTCTCTTATGGAACGAATGACTTAACCCAGATGGGATTTGGATTTTCAAGGGATGACATTGGTGGATTTTTACCTGATTATTTAAAGAAAAAGATTCTACCCGGTGACCCATTCCAGTCCATTGATATAAAGGCGATTGGTGAGTTGATAAAAATCGGTATCGAGCGTGGGAGAAAAACAAGACCTGAACTTGAAGTTGGTATCTGTGGTGAGCATGGGGGAGACCCGAGATCAATTTATTTCTGCCACCAGGTTGGTATGGATTATGTCTCCTGTTCTCCATTCCGGGTGCCAATTGCCCGTCTTTCTGCAGCCCAAGCAAATGTAATGTTTAAAGCGCAGAAAACGAAAAAAACCAGAAAAAGAAAATAA
- a CDS encoding cyclic 2,3-diphosphoglycerate synthase → MRRVLIMGAAGRDFHNFNTFFRNNRDYNVICFTATQIPNIEGRKYPAELAGPYYSTGIPIYSEKDLTKLIKKFDIDVVVFSYSDISHNYVMHKASEVLAAGADFWLLGPKSSILKSVRKVIAICAARTGAGKSQTTRRVCDILHKYKVKFSVVRHPMPYGDLIKQEVQRFSKMEDLDKYNCTIEEREEYEPHIKRGNTVFAGVDYHKILKEAEKISDVIVWDGGNNDLPFYEPDLHIVVVDPLRLGNESTYHPGEANVRMANLIVINKVDSASKENIEKLKKNIKKLNKNAKIIEAYSPINVDKPNLIKNKRVLVIEDGPTLTHGEMSFGAGLIAAKQYGAKEVIDPRKFAVGSIKKAYEKYPHIGNLIPALGYSKLQMEELNRSINRAVADVVIIGTPVDLRKFLKINKPAVKVNYELKEKQGNVLEQMIKDLLND, encoded by the coding sequence ATGAGAAGGGTTTTAATAATGGGTGCTGCTGGACGGGATTTTCATAATTTTAATACCTTTTTCAGGAATAACCGTGATTATAATGTTATTTGTTTTACAGCCACCCAGATACCGAATATTGAAGGACGGAAATATCCAGCAGAGCTCGCTGGGCCATATTATTCTACCGGCATACCAATTTATTCAGAAAAAGATTTGACAAAATTAATTAAAAAATTTGATATTGATGTGGTAGTTTTTTCATATTCAGATATTTCACACAATTATGTAATGCATAAGGCATCAGAAGTATTGGCTGCAGGTGCAGATTTCTGGTTGCTCGGTCCAAAGTCATCAATCTTAAAGTCCGTCCGAAAAGTTATCGCAATATGTGCAGCAAGAACTGGTGCTGGTAAAAGTCAGACAACGCGAAGGGTCTGTGATATATTGCATAAATACAAGGTAAAATTTTCGGTAGTAAGACACCCAATGCCTTATGGAGATTTGATAAAACAGGAGGTCCAGCGTTTTTCAAAAATGGAAGACCTTGATAAATATAATTGCACGATTGAGGAAAGAGAAGAATATGAACCACATATAAAAAGGGGTAATACGGTATTTGCAGGGGTTGATTACCATAAGATTTTAAAAGAGGCAGAAAAGATTTCTGATGTGATTGTGTGGGATGGAGGGAATAATGACTTACCATTTTATGAACCAGACCTTCATATAGTCGTGGTTGATCCTTTGAGATTAGGTAATGAATCAACATACCACCCAGGTGAAGCAAATGTAAGAATGGCAAATCTAATTGTAATTAATAAAGTTGATTCAGCATCAAAAGAAAATATTGAAAAATTGAAGAAAAACATAAAGAAGTTAAACAAAAATGCTAAGATAATTGAGGCATATTCTCCTATAAATGTAGATAAGCCCAACCTTATTAAAAATAAGCGAGTTTTAGTGATTGAAGATGGTCCAACCCTGACCCATGGTGAAATGAGTTTTGGTGCGGGCTTAATTGCGGCAAAACAATATGGGGCAAAAGAAGTCATTGATCCAAGAAAATTTGCCGTTGGTTCAATCAAAAAGGCTTATGAAAAATACCCTCATATTGGAAATCTAATACCGGCTCTTGGTTATTCAAAATTACAGATGGAAGAACTGAACAGGAGTATAAACAGGGCGGTGGCGGATGTTGTAATTATTGGAACCCCTGTTGATTTGCGTAAATTTTTAAAGATAAATAAGCCGGCAGTTAAAGTTAATTATGAATTAAAAGAAAAACAGGGCAATGTCCTTGAACAAATGATAAAAGATTTATTAAATGATTGA
- a CDS encoding ABC transporter ATP-binding protein, with translation MELERGKPILEVKNLSVFYGAIQALQNISFTVCQGEIVALIGANGAGKSTTLKTISGLLRARSGEIYFDNKNITNLAGHKIAELGIAHVPEGRKPFANLSVYENLRMGAYLIKDKKTIQETTERVFKSFPRLKERLAQSAGTLSGGELQMLAMARALMSKPKLLILDEPSMGLSPILVNEIFKIIKEINEQGTSILLVEQNAHKALSICNYAYVLETGRITLEGKGKTLHDNPIVKEAYLGA, from the coding sequence ATGGAACTGGAGCGGGGAAAACCAATTCTTGAGGTAAAAAACCTGAGTGTTTTTTATGGTGCAATACAGGCATTACAGAATATTTCATTTACGGTATGCCAGGGTGAGATAGTTGCTCTTATTGGTGCAAATGGTGCAGGAAAGAGCACAACTTTAAAGACGATTTCGGGTCTTTTAAGAGCGCGTTCAGGTGAAATATATTTTGATAATAAAAATATTACGAATCTGGCAGGGCATAAAATCGCTGAACTTGGCATAGCGCATGTCCCAGAAGGAAGAAAACCATTTGCCAATCTTTCGGTATATGAAAATTTAAGGATGGGTGCCTATTTGATTAAAGATAAGAAAACTATTCAGGAGACAACCGAAAGAGTCTTTAAATCTTTTCCAAGACTGAAGGAAAGACTCGCTCAATCAGCAGGCACATTGTCAGGTGGCGAGTTACAGATGCTGGCAATGGCAAGGGCATTGATGTCAAAACCGAAACTTCTAATTCTGGATGAACCTTCTATGGGTTTATCACCTATTCTTGTTAACGAAATTTTCAAAATAATAAAAGAAATCAATGAACAGGGAACAAGTATCCTTCTTGTAGAACAAAATGCCCATAAGGCATTATCTATTTGTAACTATGCATATGTTCTTGAAACAGGTAGAATCACTTTAGAGGGGAAAGGTAAGACCTTGCATGATAATCCTATTGTAAAAGAAGCCTATTTAGGTGCTTAG
- a CDS encoding ABC transporter ATP-binding protein, translating into MITHPILKIKGLTKFFGGLKAVSELDIEINKNDLFGLIGPNGAGKTTVFNLITGIYTPDAGDIMFKDKLINGLKPYEIVDLGIARTFQNIRLFNNLTVIDNVKIACHKEVKYGLFSAIIRDRKFREQESLIEDKAYEMLSIFNLETRAGELARNLPYGEQRKLEIVRALATDPDLLLLDEPAAGMNPQETIKLMDLINFIHDRFNLTILLIEHQMKVVMSICQRVCVMDFGEKIAEGPPKEIQNEPKVIEAYLGRE; encoded by the coding sequence ATGATAACTCATCCGATATTGAAAATCAAAGGTTTGACTAAATTTTTTGGCGGACTAAAAGCAGTTTCAGAACTTGATATTGAAATTAACAAAAATGACCTGTTCGGTCTTATTGGTCCTAACGGTGCTGGTAAGACCACTGTCTTCAATCTAATAACAGGTATTTACACTCCGGATGCAGGAGATATTATGTTTAAGGACAAGTTAATCAATGGTTTAAAACCGTATGAAATTGTTGACCTTGGTATCGCCCGAACATTCCAAAACATCAGATTATTCAATAATCTAACGGTCATTGATAATGTCAAAATAGCCTGTCATAAAGAAGTGAAATACGGATTGTTTTCAGCAATCATCAGGGACAGAAAATTCAGGGAGCAGGAAAGTTTAATAGAAGATAAGGCTTACGAAATGCTTTCAATATTTAATCTTGAAACTCGAGCAGGAGAACTGGCAAGAAATCTGCCTTATGGAGAGCAGAGGAAATTGGAGATAGTGCGCGCACTCGCAACAGATCCGGATTTGCTTTTACTCGATGAACCGGCAGCCGGTATGAATCCCCAGGAAACAATAAAACTTATGGATTTGATAAATTTCATCCATGATCGTTTCAATCTTACTATACTTCTTATAGAACATCAGATGAAAGTTGTTATGTCCATATGCCAGAGGGTGTGTGTAATGGATTTTGGAGAAAAGATTGCAGAGGGACCACCCAAGGAAATTCAGAATGAACCAAAAGTTATTGAAGCATATCTGGGAAGGGAATGA